Part of the Salvia splendens isolate huo1 unplaced genomic scaffold, SspV2 ctg1131, whole genome shotgun sequence genome is shown below.
AAATGACATGCATTATTGAAAATGGACTAAtgttacattaattaaatttggtgGATTCATTATAGGGACATGGGTATAGCATATCATATGGGGAGGGGGGAGGGCTACCGGCGCAACCAGTAACGGCGGTGGCGGGCCCGACGGCGGTGGCTACGGCTACGGTGATGGTGACAACTATAGTATGATATTTGGGAGCGGCGCGCCACCAACTCAATTATCTCGGCCACCCACCACTATCTTATTGtctcttttaattattttgattttgtataCTATAATCAATTGTGATGGTTCACTATCATCACTCTCATTatagatatagaaaaaaaatgaaaggaatTTGGGAAATGGTATAGGAATGAGCAAAGAAAAGAGGAATTTATGAAGAAGTTTTAGATTTCAAATGAAAGTAATAATAGAACCTTAAATCGAAAACATTTTCGTTCTCGTATTTCACTTCATCAATACACTGCATATCATAATTTTACCACGACTCGAAAACCATACACGACCACTGTACGGTCAAACAGCTAGAATCATCGGCATGAAAGTGGGTCGTCTCATGCCACTCACTCGAGTACAACCCCACGTCGGGTTGTAACGCATCCGATCCTTGCAAACTCACTTGGGCAATGCTCAAGTGAGCGGCATGAGTTTCAAGAAGCAGCAACACTTTCACACAGAAAATGAAGAATAGTTCAAATGTACTCTAAAAATAGACAAACTATATGATAGAGAAAAGTCCTCTAAAACAAGCTGAAGATCAAATTATAAAAAGTCACTTCAAATTATGAATGATCAACAAACAAGTGTATATCAccagagattcaaaatttaaatgGATCCAaatcttttagtatatttctaTAATCAAATTGTCAAAGAATAGATGAATGATTATCTACAAAGCTCTAAAACAGACTAAACAACAGTCTAATCCTTGATTTTTTCTGTTCAAATAGTTGGCCATTATTTGgataaagaaacaaaaatgttttaaaaatgaaaaaatttgatGTGGAAAACACAATTCAGCCTTAGTCGTACCGTACCTCCTTTCTTCGGATCTTTTTCCTTTCCTTCCAGCTCTCGTGGTAGCAAGCAACCAGCCAAAGGAAGTCGCCGAAATTCTACATCTCCCGAGCATCTGGTCTTGCCAAATCCAGAAGCCATCAATCAATGTTCTTGTTcttgaaattatattttaaaagcCCACCTAAAGATCACTAAATGGGAACCTTTGCCGTCTCCTTAAGCAGCCTCATCAGCTACCTCTTCCAGTCTTTTCCAAGTCGTGATGCGTCTCTCCTCCAACTCCTCTGCCATTGTCTCCTTCTCCTCATACTGTCTCTGGCACCGTTCATATAGCTCACTGTCCATCTCCACGAACATCCTTCGAACATTGCTGCTCAAGCCGTTGATTGCCTGGTTCCAATGATATTGTATATTCTTCTCCAGTGGATCGAAAATGATTGGTAAAATAACATGCCGATTCTCTGCTATCAAGGCTACTATGTGTTCGTTGTTCCACCAAAAAAGAGCTCGTTCAGCCACCTGCGTAACACAGAAACGGGACAATCTAGACAATCAACCAGCAACAAGAatttcttttaataaaaaattattaagttACCACATCACCAATATCCAAGAGTTTAATTAGATCTCAAAGGTTGAATAAGCAAAATGTCTAGACATATCTATGAAAGTAATTCACAAAAATGAGGGTTCTGATGAATATTATTAACGTCTTGGCACTTTTATGAGGGTCCGTTTAGTACACAGAATTGAAGAATTGAGGGTATGGAGTTGGAATTGAAACCTTTAATTCCAAATCTAGTGTTtggtataaaaaaaaatacttgaatttggaattgaattacaattccGAATTCAAATTCCGTATCAAAAGTAGATAATTGGAATCTCATGGCGCACACACATAGTGTGCGCACATTCTAATGACACACACATTCggcaaacacacacacacactacacacaatgaATACACATACTGCACACACTGCTCTGCACACACATACTGCACAAACACACACATGCTGCACACACTGcaccaacacacacacacacacatgctgcacacactgcacaaacacacatactgcacaaacacacacacgcacTGCACACACAATACGCActgcacaaacacacacacacacacatgccgcacacactgcacacacacatacacatgccgcacacactgcacaaacacacatacacatgcCGCACACACTTTTGTGTGTGCaaagtgtgtattgtgtgtgcgCATAATTTTTCAAATTCAATCCCATATCAATTATTTCATTCTACCAAACAAAGAATTCGGAATTGGATTCTAATTCAATTTCTTCCAATTCAATTCTAATTCCGTGTACCAAACAGACCCTGAACGtatccacaaaatttgtctctaATTGAGTTGCTCTTCTCTCCATACAATTAAAGATATTGTCACCAATTAATACGTGCATAAGATTTTACGAAGTCAATTCCACCACATTAAGATCTACGTTGATACAACCACACAACATGGTGGGAAGTGTGTTAACCAAAGAACACGAGAGAATACTTCATAGAACAAGTCTTAGCATATGTGAAAAAATCGTAAGCTTCACATAATCAGAatgcgtattttgtgtatgtgtgtgtgagtaTGAAACTCAGTGATCCGTTCCATGTCTTATCATAGGCTTTCACAGACACTCGTACACACAGAAATAACATAATCACATTATAAATTATCGAATGTACAAATAAAAGGGTGTTACGAAACCTGGAAATGCGGGCTTCTGATGCTTCGTCCGATTTGTTTAAACAAAGGAACCATACAGCGCTTGAACTCTAAAGATTGGGTGAACTCCAAAATCTCTTCTAACTCCCCAAGAAACAGAACCTCTTTGCCACAGTTTGAGATAGGCCAACACTTCAGCAACCCCCGAATAACGATATCAGCCAACCTGTAATCTTTCTCAACGAATAGCGTCATACAGTAGGACAACTGATGATGGTAGGAAGCAACACATTTAGGTTTGTGTAACGGAATAAGTGCTCGTATAAGAAACAACTTATATTCTTCTTTCATTGGCACTGAAAACCCATAGATGATACTCGAAATAATCTCCAATAACTCGTTAACCCCACCATACCTCTCCGTCTCAAATATAAAACGGTACAAGATATTGTTCATTGCGCTCCTTATATAGGGCCGATGAACCATGAACCTCCCATACATCCGATGAAGAATAGTCTTCAAATACTCCCTCTCTCGTATATCCTCACAATCAAACAGATCAAGCAGTTTTAGCACAAACGAGTGATTGAGGTATCTCTTAGCAATCCTAGCGTCAGTATCAGACGACACCACATATCTCAGAAGCAACTCGTAAACTAGTTGCAAGTGAGGCCAGGACGGGTCCATATACATATCTTCCTCCTCCGGATCTCCACCCGGTCCGCCAGTAATCTCGTGGGCTGCAGGTGGCAAGCACCGGAATATATTCAAAGCTATCATCTTGATCATCTCATCTTGCATTATCTCGTTCATTTTACACGACCCCTTCTGCACAATGTCGATAAGCTCCGCGAGCGTCTGCCTCTTGATCTCCTTCTCCCGCGCAGACTTCATCGTATCCACAAAATCGAAGAAGAAACAGCACACATGGACCTTCCTGATGAAAACCCCGTGTTTCTCATTTATCGGGGTGTCCTTCAAATTCGGAAGCACCTCCACCGTTTTAGGCCTCGGTGGGACGACTGGACCAGCCGTCGGCTTCGGCGTTACATTCGTCCGTGATGCGTGATTGACCGTCACAGCAGACGGCGGAGCTGCCGGTGCGGGAACTGGTGCCTCGACCGATTCCCTGGAGGCCTTTTTCCCCCTTTTCATTATTTTGTTAAACatcttgtttttgtttttcattaGAGATACTAGATCACAAAAACAGTCCTTAAAACACTAATCAACTACTAATTTCTCCCCAGATCAAACCCAATTTCTCAtcaattttattcaaattttcatcttttCCTACACAATCCTAACCTAGCCAGCTCCCATACAAATGCCACACCTGGAAATTGGCAAACACAATACAATATCAAACAAAATTTGCATCAATAGCGTGAAATTGAGCATTTTTTATTGAACAATCATCACAGTCGCGGAAATGTTCTTCCATTTTTTCTGTAATTAAAGCAGAAAGTGAAAAAATAAGTACCTCAAATGAGATTAGCTGCGAATTGAGAAGACAAAATTCAAATCTAGGAATCACGACATGAGAGAAAAAACTACGTATGCAGGtgtgagatagagagagagatgcgTGTGTCGATTTGGGAAACAAAGATCCGAAAAAATGGTGGCAAAGAGAAGAATTGTTTCATTTATAGCTAAATTTTGTTCTTCAAATTTGGATAAaatgtttaattaaaaaacattaTCAGAAAATACTTAAATCTTCAATACTTTTTCAACATTAAGCATTGTTATAATGttatttgattaaattaaattatttctaATTAATTGCCATAAATTTATTTGCAAACGGAAATGTATAAATAAATACAGAATTTTATCTACAAACCTCTCTCACTGAATTTTGACTGAATTCAATCCGCCATCAACCACCGCGAAATGGCGGCGATAGCAGCGGCAGCCGCCTCTCTCTCAACGCTGAATCTCTCTAGAACATCCGTAATCCTCCCCCGCTGCCACCTCCGGAGAGCGATTACCTCATCTCTCTCCTCCGCCACCACCGAATTAGGCGCCAAATTCGCCGCGCCCGCGCCAAAACCTAAATCAAAATCGCATAAACCCTCGCCGCGCGAGGACTCTGAGCCCTACATCCCGTGGACTGTCAACGACGACGAGAGCGGCGCCGTCACGCTCAAGACGACGCCGTCGGAGCGTTTCCTCAGAGCCGTCGCCAATGAAAGCACgcagagaaagaagaagaaagaggataGAGGTAGTGGCGGTAAGGACAAGCCTAGGGTTCCcacagctgagccgaagtactCTAAGGCGGCGCGGAGATTTTACAATGAGCGATTCCGTGAGCCTCCGCAGCGGCTCGCGAAAGTGCTGGCGGCTGCCGGAGGTAAATGCCTAAATTCTGGATGTAATTTGATGAAATTAGTTGGGGATTGAATGTATAGTGATTGTTTGATTGAAGAGCTGACGAAGCGCAAGTGTTTGATTGACAGGATTTGGTTATATAATCATACATTTTCAACCTACTTAGTTGGTTAATCAAATAGAGATAACATACTATTATAATCTGCGTGAAACCACAAATTGAAAGCTGTAAATCTGATTAGTCAATATCTTATGCTATTTGTGAATCTGTTTTGATTGACAGTGGCATCTAGGAGAAGTAGCGAGGAGCTGATTTTTCAAGGGAAGGTGACTGTAAACGGCTCCGTTTGCAACACACCGCAGGTTGGCATTACATTCATTTTGGAAGTCGTATCTATGTAATGGTATTTAGCATATACCGTGAATTTGTGAGAGTTTGTTATCTGCCAGTAATATCAAGAATGGATAGTGAAGATGACTATAGGTTCTCATTTTGTGTTTCTTGGTTCTTTGATGATGGGGGCAGACTAGAGTAGATCCTGCTAAAGATATTATTTACGTTAATGGAGGCCGTCTGGCGAAGAAGCTTCCTCCTAAGGTCTATTTTGCCCTGAACAAGCCAAAAGGGTTTGTTAACCAACTCTATCTCTGATTGTCTTGGCACTTAATCTCGGCTCAATATTTAACAGAACGGGAGTTGATACAAAAGTTAAATTGGTGCAGTTATATATGCTCAGCAGGAGAGAAAGAGACGAAGTCTGCACTCTCTCTGTTGGATGATTTTATGAAGACCTGGGTAGGGCTACTAAAGTTGCTTTTCCCACATAATTTATCTCAGTGTGCAACCACTTTTTTGCTTAAGATCCCAGTCGCTGAATTAAGATCTTTGATGTCTTTTCTCAGACTAAAAGGAACCCTGGAACACCAAAGCCTAGACTTTTTACGGTTGGCCGCCTTGATGTTAACACAACTGGGTTAATTATAGTGACAAATGATGGTATAGATCTGTTTTATGCTTTGATCTGAAATGTGCAAGTTGATATATTTGTCTTGATGAATCAAAATTTCCATGTAATGAGCTCTCTGTATGCTTTAGGTGAGTTTGCCAATCAGATTTCACATCCTTCGTCCAATTTATCCAAGGAGTAAGGGCTTTACCTCCCCCCTCTCTTGCTGCAACtctttaacattaaaaaaagtgTTCTTTAAAGCCTTCTGCATTTTGGCTTTAGCATTAATTAGTAAAGTGGCTTTAACATTATCTAACAAATGCATCAAATTTTATGGGTGACAGATACATTGCATCTATTAGTGGTGCGGTCAGTAAGCGGCAATTGATTGCCATTAGTGAGGGAGCAGTTGTAGAAGGTGTCCATTGTACCCCTGATCTGGTGGAGTTGCTATCACGACAGCCAGATATTCCGAGAGCTCGGCTTCGCATTGTGGTACTGCTGTAACTTATGCCTTTATCTACTTTCTTGGCCTAAAATGTTGCCCAACTTAGGATCTCttaaaaattaagaaaactAATAATAGAAAAGTGCATGTATTAGGTTGTAGCAATATTGTAAAATGTAGTAATGGAGAATAATAGAATTTGATCTGTGTTGTCTTTGAGGTCATCTGATATTAGTGGCTTCTTTTATCACAACTGGACACCTGCTTGAAATTGGTCGGGCTTGAAAGTAGTAAAGTTGCCTCATGTCATCTGAATAGGGATATTTGCATTAATGTATGACTGGCGGGTTCACATCGAATCAAGACGAATGTAACACCTCATTGTTTCCTTAATGGGTCAGGTTCACGAAGGAAGAAATCACGAAGTGAGAGAACTTGTAAAAAATGCTGGACTTCAGGTACTGTACACTTATCTTTAATTGATTCATTGACTGATGTTTCTAGCAATACCTGAATCAACAATAAAGGCAAAACGTAACTCCTAAAAACTTgaaatatcatcatcatcatgttTCTTTTGATCCTGACAAATGTTTCTGATCTTCATCAAAACTGACCTTTTGAAGTTAACAAATAGCCCAAAGGTCCTAAATCATGTGCATCTAACCTTTTCCTCTTCAGTTTACAAAGTAGCATTCTAAATATCAACCACACACTAGCAAATAAATTAGTTTTGTTAATGGCTTTCGTCTTTTCTCTGTGCTCGTTTCAGATGCATTCCCTGAAGCGTGTGCGTATAGGTGCTTTCAGGCTTCCAACAGATCTTGGGTAATCTTTTCCACTTCAAAACATGCTGCTGATCTCTTTGTCATAACGAGTTTTGCTGGATCGTTTTTAGActagttttttttcttgataCATCAGCTCTTTTAACAGTTTTTTATTTCACATATATCAGAAGTTCTTTCTTAATGATCTATGTACATATATAAGTGTGCCATCTTGAACAGACTGGGCAAGCATCAAGAACTATATGCAGCTAGTTTGAGAGCACTCGGCTGGAAGACCTAAAGACGTTGCTCACGAATGGCGATACGAAGATGACATTATCAATCCAGTCACCACGTAGAGTCTATGCTTGTTTGAAATCAAGAATTTTTTTACCAGAGAAATTCGATTTTAAAGGGAATGTGCTGGTAGAATTTAAAATCAGTTTTTCTGTCTTGTATAGTTTACTGCACTTGCATTGCAGAAATGTTGCAGTGTCAAACCACGACTGCCACGTTAGATAGGGTTGTAAATGAGTCGAGCTATTTCGTTCGGTGATGTTCAGTTGCTCAAAAT
Proteins encoded:
- the LOC121788739 gene encoding serine/threonine protein phosphatase 2A 57 kDa regulatory subunit B' beta isoform-like — translated: MKNKNKMFNKIMKRGKKASRESVEAPVPAPAAPPSAVTVNHASRTNVTPKPTAGPVVPPRPKTVEVLPNLKDTPINEKHGVFIRKVHVCCFFFDFVDTMKSAREKEIKRQTLAELIDIVQKGSCKMNEIMQDEMIKMIALNIFRCLPPAAHEITGGPGGDPEEEDMYMDPSWPHLQLVYELLLRYVVSSDTDARIAKRYLNHSFVLKLLDLFDCEDIREREYLKTILHRMYGRFMVHRPYIRSAMNNILYRFIFETERYGGVNELLEIISSIIYGFSVPMKEEYKLFLIRALIPLHKPKCVASYHHQLSYCMTLFVEKDYRLADIVIRGLLKCWPISNCGKEVLFLGELEEILEFTQSLEFKRCMVPLFKQIGRSIRSPHFQVAERALFWWNNEHIVALIAENRHVILPIIFDPLEKNIQYHWNQAINGLSSNVRRMFVEMDSELYERCQRQYEEKETMAEELEERRITTWKRLEEVADEAA
- the LOC121788740 gene encoding putative ribosomal large subunit pseudouridine synthase SVR1, chloroplastic isoform X2, translating into MAAIAAAAASLSTLNLSRTSVILPRCHLRRAITSSLSSATTELGAKFAAPAPKPKSKSHKPSPREDSEPYIPWTVNDDESGAVTLKTTPSERFLRAVANESTQRKKKKEDRGSGGKDKPRVPTAEPKYSKAARRFYNERFREPPQRLAKVLAAAGVASRRSSEELIFQGKVTVNGSVCNTPQTRVDPAKDIIYVNGGRLAKKLPPKVYFALNKPKGYICSAGEKETKSALSLLDDFMKTWTKRNPGTPKPRLFTVGRLDVNTTGLIIVTNDGEFANQISHPSSNLSKEYIASISGAVSKRQLIAISEGAVVEGVHCTPDLVELLSRQPDIPRARLRIVVHEGRNHEVRELVKNAGLQMHSLKRVRIGAFRLPTDLGVPS
- the LOC121788740 gene encoding putative ribosomal large subunit pseudouridine synthase SVR1, chloroplastic isoform X1, which gives rise to MAAIAAAAASLSTLNLSRTSVILPRCHLRRAITSSLSSATTELGAKFAAPAPKPKSKSHKPSPREDSEPYIPWTVNDDESGAVTLKTTPSERFLRAVANESTQRKKKKEDRGSGGKDKPRVPTAEPKYSKAARRFYNERFREPPQRLAKVLAAAGVASRRSSEELIFQGKVTVNGSVCNTPQTRVDPAKDIIYVNGGRLAKKLPPKVYFALNKPKGYICSAGEKETKSALSLLDDFMKTWTKRNPGTPKPRLFTVGRLDVNTTGLIIVTNDGEFANQISHPSSNLSKEYIASISGAVSKRQLIAISEGAVVEGVHCTPDLVELLSRQPDIPRARLRIVVHEGRNHEVRELVKNAGLQMHSLKRVRIGAFRLPTDLGLGKHQELYAASLRALGWKT
- the LOC121788740 gene encoding putative ribosomal large subunit pseudouridine synthase SVR1, chloroplastic isoform X3, which encodes MAAIAAAAASLSTLNLSRTSVILPRCHLRRAITSSLSSATTELGAKFAAPAPKPKSKSHKPSPREDSEPYIPWTVNDDESGAVTLKTTPSERFLRAVANESTQRKKKKEDRGSGGKDKPRVPTAEPKYSKAARRFYNERFREPPQRLAKVLAAAGVASRRSSEELIFQGKVTVNGSVCNTPQTRVDPAKDIIYVNGGRLAKKLPPKVYFALNKPKGYICSAGEKETKSALSLLDDFMKTWTKRNPGTPKPRLFTVGRLDVNTTGLIIVTNDGEFANQISHPSSNLSKEYIASISGAVSKRQLIAISEGAVVEGVHCTPDLVELLSRQPDIPRARLRIVVHEGRNHEVRELVKNAGLQMHSLKRVRIGAFRLPTDLG